GTTGCAGGGCCGACTCCGGGGTGGGCGCGCGCAGCGGCGCCGGCGTCGGGGCTGGTGTCGGGGCCGGCGTCGGCGCGGGCGTTGGCGCCAGGGTCGGTGCTGGTGTCGGAGCCGGGGCCGGGGCGGCGGTCGGGCCGACGGCGTCGTCGCGCACGCGGGCAGCGAATTCGGCGTCGCCGAGCGACTTGAACAGGGCGCCGAAGGCGATCGACAGGCGGCTGAAGAAGCCGGGCAGGTTGTCAGGTTGGGTCATTTTTTGTTTGTCGTCAGGTGCGGGATGACTGCCGATCGTGTCGGACGATCGCCGGGGCCATCCCCGGAAAATGGCGCATGATATCAGTTAGTACAGCTTTAGCGCAGGCTTGAGGCCAGGCGATGCGTCAGCCGACCTCGCGCACGCCGCCCAGCAGGGCAGCCGAATAATCGGTGAAATCGTCGAGGCCGCGCTTGACGATCGTCACCAGGGCCGGCAGTGGGGCCGCCTGGTGATCCCATTCGGCGCGGCAGAATTCGCCGGTGCGCTTGAGGTCTTCGGCCAGGGTGGGAGCGATCCAGCCATGTTCGGCCAACAGGGTGATGACCTCGCGCTCGTCCTGCGGCAGGCCAAGGCGGGCGTCGCCGATCACATAGTCGCCCATCTCGATCGCCGCCTCCCAGGCGCGGATCACGTTCAACGTGGCCGCGTCCTGGCGCGTGAGGTCGTCCGCGAAGGTGTTGGGGTCCTTGTCGTACTCGTCGCGAGCGCGGCGGCAACAGCGTTCGATGGTGGCGGCCTTGTTGATCAGGATGTCGTCGTCCATGGCGTCCTCATGACTGGTGATCGTGCTGGGCAAGCCAGGAAGATGGTGCCGGAACGCCAATAAACAAGCATCCATGGTTGGTGCGGCGTGGTCTATTTGAACACATTTAATTTTGGTCAATACCAATCGCCTGACTGGTATAGCCAAATTGAATAGGCCTTGCCAAACCCGGGTCCAGCTAGTACTGTATGTTTATACAGTATTTGTTTGATAAGCCCTATATAAGCCCTATGAATCACTCAGCCATCCTTGCCGCACCAGAGGCAGTGCACCCATCGCTGTGGCGCGCGTCGCAGCTGGCGCATGCGGATACGCGCTGCATCGATACCGGCCACGCGACGCTGTCGAGCCAACTGCCCGGTGGCGGCTGGCCCGGCGGCACACTGGTCGACCTGCACCTGCAGCAGCCCGGCATCGGCGAAATGCGCCTGCTGCGTCCGGCCCTGGCCGCCTGCGCCGAACGCCGCATCGTGCTGCTGCAGCCGCCCCATCCACCCCAGGCCCTGGCGCTTGCCGCGCTCGGCCTGGAGCCATCCCAGCTGTTGTGGCTGCGCACGACGCGCACCGCGGATGCGCTGTGGGCGGCCGAGCAGGTGTTGCGTAGCGGCAGTTGCGGCGCCTTGCTGTTCTGGGCCAACCATATGCGTAACGACAGCCTGCGCCGCCTGCACCTGGCGGCGCAAGGCGGCGAAACGCTGTTTTTCATGCTCCGCCCGCTGGCGGCGGCGCAAGATGCATCTCCCGCGCCTTTGCGTCTTGCGCTGCGGCCGGCGGCCGGCGGCATGCATATCGACTTCGTCAAACGCCGGGGACCGCAGCGCGAGGCGCCGCTGTTCCTTCCTCTCGGTTCTTCACTACTGCAACGCCATGCGCCTCTGGATC
This portion of the Telluria beijingensis genome encodes:
- the imuA gene encoding translesion DNA synthesis-associated protein ImuA; the encoded protein is MNHSAILAAPEAVHPSLWRASQLAHADTRCIDTGHATLSSQLPGGGWPGGTLVDLHLQQPGIGEMRLLRPALAACAERRIVLLQPPHPPQALALAALGLEPSQLLWLRTTRTADALWAAEQVLRSGSCGALLFWANHMRNDSLRRLHLAAQGGETLFFMLRPLAAAQDASPAPLRLALRPAAGGMHIDFVKRRGPQREAPLFLPLGSSLLQRHAPLDRPVSAPATARGLQPTLVQ
- the hepT gene encoding type VII toxin-antitoxin system HepT family RNase toxin; the protein is MDDDILINKAATIERCCRRARDEYDKDPNTFADDLTRQDAATLNVIRAWEAAIEMGDYVIGDARLGLPQDEREVITLLAEHGWIAPTLAEDLKRTGEFCRAEWDHQAAPLPALVTIVKRGLDDFTDYSAALLGGVREVG